The Neurospora crassa OR74A linkage group I, whole genome shotgun sequence genome segment CGTAGTCGAACCACTCAAGTCTTTCTTGAGTTGTATTGAGCCCCAAGAAGCGGcgcttacctctacctacctaccaaacaccaatacctacctaggtaacttCCCCCCAAGAAAGTCACGTTCCGTATTTGAACACGGTTGATGCGCGATGTCTATCTGTTAGCACTGAGAAGTGAACAAGAAATCAAGCCTCAATGGGACGGACCACAGCCGAAAGTCAAAACTTTGAAAGTGAAAGTAAAGTGTTTGCATCAAAgggcttcctcttctgcgCTCcctggctacctacctacctaggtagtctaTACCACGGTAATACCTAGGTCTCAAAAGATTACATTATCGGCAATTACATAGCGCCTGGATGTATCCGACCGCGCGATCCGGGACCTCATTCGCTcaattacctctaggtaggtagacaacATGCCCTGGCGAAACATGTCAAATCCCAAGCCTCATCGAAAGATTTGCGAAGTGCGCGTTGGGGGATTCCGGCAGGGCCGACATAGATCAAGCGGCGTGCGTGTCGAGAGCCGCCAACGAACGAGCTCACCCCAGAAAAACAAAACCGATGGAGGGTCGAGGTAAACCTTAAGGACACGTACAGGTATAGAGAGATCAAGACACTGAACTCACTGGAGCgattaggtacctaggtacctaggtatcgagaggaagatggagcTCCTCGTAGGTAGGTCCCCCTAGAAGTAGGCTTTGACTAAGaggtccagtccagtctcGGTCTATCGAGGCTGCTTCCTTTGTGCCCTTGaatcaggtaggtaggtagatagagATACAGGTGGTAGTTGAGTCGTTTTAGGTCCTTCGCTCTGCTCTGGAAGAGGAATCTGAACCTAACAGCGCTTGTTGTTTACTTTCCCCTTTTACTTTCCCGTTttactttccccttttctgcTTTTCCcggtttttttctttcttctttttttttcttgtttcctAGCAGGCGAAGTTTCGATTCTGAAATATAAGGTACCTTCCCTAGGTATCTATGAAGGTCATCGACACTAGGTCCCCAGTAAAactaagtacctacctagtaagTGTACTTTCATCATTTATTAACCCCCCCGTCTCTTTAttcattccttccttccttccttccttccttttggttacctagaggtagtagatGTACTTAACCCCTCTATTCCAAATGCGcagatacctaccttatctCTTTTGACCAACCAGACCGCGGACAGAACGCCGAGGCAACCAAggaacctacctacctacctaggtacctacctacctattggGCTCTTGCTGGTGGTCATTTGAACAGGAAGTTCTTGAGTGTCTAGAGGTAAGTAGTCAGCGGCTCAACTTACACCACGCACTACCACCATCTTTCACCTGAAATTGGTTACGGATTTACGAATACAtgaatagtaaagtaaatgTTTGTTGGCAAACTACTAACcctaagtaggtacctaaggtaggtacatataaAGAACACTTACAGAACTCTGAAGCGGTGTTGGTAATAGCAGGCCCCTGCATCGTGGAACACCCCGTGGAACCTGCCTGGGACTGACAAGCATGTGcatcaaacaaacaaactTTCAACTCTCTTTCCAAGACGAaagtgtacctctacaccaaTAACCCATCCATTGGTATTTCCAGTAGCTACctagtaggtaagtaggtaagtaggtatgtagAGTTAGAAGAGGTATcttaactacctctacctaggtacctagtaacTTCTGTAATAgatggctacctacctattatttgtttgtttgtttggcacacacacacacagttccctcctcccttctcaTCCTTGTCACCccattcttctttttaacCCAtctcgttcgttcgttcgttcgttcgttcgttcgttcgagATCGAATCTTGCGATCTTTGcgttcttctcctcctcaagtCTTACCATAACTTCAACTCCTtccataggtaggtacctacacatCAGTCCACCACGGCACTCAAGGTATAAGGTCTGTACCAAGTACCTACCCAGAAAACAAAAGTtttgaggaaaaaaaaaaaaaaaaaggtatgCTCACTCGCTTGCATCATACTTATTCcgctagctaggtaggtaggtaggtaggtaggtatctacaTCCTGAAGCAACTCATCCCCTCTCTTTCAGCCTCTTCCatcttgctcctcctcctcctcctcctcctcctcctccatacTCAACTGAGCACTAGGTATCCCGTAGCAAAAAACGTATGTGTAGTAGCAaatattgttgttgttgttgttgtcatgtCGTTTCGTGTCGTTGTGAGCAATAGTATCAGCACCGGTTAGATCGCTCGTGAAATCCATTTTTTCCCCATACCCATTCCAACCTCTCTGCTCTGACTTCATGCCGACCAATTCCAACACAAAACCAGGGCAGTGTGTCCTCCTGctcacatccacatcctctCCCGCCCATCTCTAGGTTCCATACTTGGAAGGTAGTAATCCTCAAGGACCACTAACCTCCCCCATCGAACCCAACCCGACACATACCCAGCTTCATCTCCTTCCCCACAAGGAACGTCATCAACCCGGTCAATCCCCATGCACTCAGACGATACCTCCACGTCTCAAAGTCGGACAAGGATGACCAAAACCACAAAAAACGAAGCACCGTAATCGTCCGCCATCACTAATTAACCAACACACCACACACCAAACACGTAATCGGTTCCGTCCACGTCTTCGCTCCGCCCCTCGCCACCACATCCGCGCGGAGATCCGTAAACTCCAGGTACGGCGTCCCGTTCATTTCCAGCGTGACAGCAAATAACCCTTCCCATGGTCTTTCCTTGTTGGTTACTTTGGCTctggctcctcctcctcctccgggaggagcaggagggggAACTGAAGCCTTTTTGCGGGGTCGGCCGGGTTTCTTCCGCCCTTCTTctgtttttattatttttgtcgttgtcgttgatgtcgttgttgtcgttgatcCTGGTGCGGGGGCGGGAGTGGTAGTTCTGGATGCCTTTGCGCTTGCtgtccttgttcttcttgaacGTAATGCTAGTCCGGAGGCGGTCGACTCGTCCTCTGCGGCTTCGGCGTCGGGCGTGTCGTCGGGAGCGACGGGTTTGGCGTCGTCTTCGCTGTCGGGTTTGAGGGCGCGGTtgccgttgctgttgttgctacCGTTGGTGGTTCGCGTGGTGTCCTTCTCAGCTTTAACGTCCACAAAGTCCGGCTGCTGCGTGTCGCCATTTGCTTCCGTCTTGGCTTTGCTTTCCTCCTTCgagtcgtcctcgtcctcctctttcttgtccaccttctcctcctttacTGGGATGTGAGGCTTGTCGGTGCCGAGTCGCTCGTACGTTGCCCTGAGGGCTTGGTCCTTGATGCATTCTTCGTGTAACCATTTCTTACATGATTCTGAAGAGCAGCCGACTAGCAGTTTGTCAGGGTTCGCTGGAGTGTTGCAGCCGCATACAAGTTCGACGGTCTATGACAGGGTTCTTGTTAGCATCTTTGCATGGAAAGGGTTGAGATGAATGTGACGGCGCATACCGAGAGTTCTTGAGACCGCACATCATAGGCCTGTCGCCAGTACAGACTATCCTGGGTCTCCTCGTCGTTCTCCTCAAACCAGTGCTTTACGATCGCGGGCTCGGTAACGCTGACCACATTGATGATATCCACTGCCAGCCATGTTAGCGCACACACAATTTCTACTCTGACCCGAACCGCTTGTGGCCCACTCACTGTGATTAGACGCTATCAGCTCGCCCGTCCCATGATACGGCTGTCTCCCCTCCACAATCCTTTTCCTATCTCGCGTCTTGGCCGGCAGCTCGTCAGGCCAGTACAT includes the following:
- a CDS encoding mito ribosomal protein L18, whose protein sequence is MASSRKRPRASDADRQDRVQERKEDKDNTRAECPFQVHIVDPLVAEKKKNKKRRRTVGGKAESIDDEDTDPADKIHSQPSPFHPSGKFKTYPNMDVHYKVEPAKDWTDMTRYNSFVLNNVKYYAENFIYVANDLSIKKKDPKQGEKGPNDEATAPIQRRDTEWVARILEIRARDEHHVFARVYWMYWPDELPAKTRDRKRIVEGRQPYHGTGELIASNHMDIINVVSVTEPAIVKHWFEENDEETQDSLYWRQAYDVRSQELSTVELVCGCNTPANPDKLLVGCSSESCKKWLHEECIKDQALRATYERLGTDKPHIPVKEEKVDKKEEDEDDSKEESKAKTEANGDTQQPDFVDVKAEKDTTRTTNGSNNSNGNRALKPDSEDDAKPVAPDDTPDAEAAEDESTASGLALRSRRTRTASAKASRTTTPAPAPGSTTTTTSTTTTKIIKTEEGRKKPGRPRKKASVPPPAPPGGGGGARAKVTNKERPWEGLFAVTLEMNGTPYLEFTDLRADVVARGGAKTWTEPITCLVCGVLVN